A window of Cryptomeria japonica chromosome 3, Sugi_1.0, whole genome shotgun sequence contains these coding sequences:
- the LOC131874537 gene encoding uncharacterized protein LOC131874537, which yields MPFLPYLVCNSSEKMPISYNNHKVKAIKDDHGHNHGDDHDHAGGSFARLMRRVYSLEDLLKKLRWERNAVQAVAKEEMLQAGEACEFRMPLHYPRYSKADYESMAEWELDILLRQYGLDVRGDVEYKREFAVGAFLWPAQCI from the coding sequence ATGCCATTCCTCCCCTACCTGGTCTGCAACAGCTCTGAGAAGATGCCCATCTCATATAACAATCACAAGGTTAAGGCAATAAAGGATGACCATGGCCATAATCATGGCGATGATCATGATCATGCAGGCGGAAGCTTTGCGAGGCTTATGCGGCGCGTGTATTCATTAGAAGATCTGCTCAAGAAATTGCGGTGGGAAAGAAATGCAGTGCAAGCAGTGGCGAAAGAAGAAATGTTGCAAGCTGGGGAAGCGTGTGAGTTTCGGATGCCTCTTCATTATCCCAGGTATTCCAAGGCGGACTACGAGTCAATGGCGGAGTGGGAGCTCGACATTCTGCTCCGTCAGTATGGTCTGGATGTCAGAGGTGATGTGGAATACAAGCGAGAGTTTGCAGTTGGTGCCTTTCTCTGGCCTGCTCAGTGCATATGA
- the LOC131873902 gene encoding uncharacterized protein LOC131873902, with amino-acid sequence MPISYNTHKVKAIKDDHGHDHGDDHDHAGGSFARLMRRVYSLEDLLKKLRWERSAVQAGAKEEMLQAGEACEFRMPLHYPRYSKAEYESMAEWELDILLRQYGLDVRGDVEYKREFAVGAFLWPDQCI; translated from the coding sequence ATGCCCATCTCATATAACACTCATAAGGTTAAGGCAATTAAGGACGACCATGGCCATGATCAtggtgatgatcatgatcatgCCGGCGGAAGCTTTGCGAGGCTTATGCGGCGTGTGTATTCATTAGAAGATCTGCTCAAGAAATTGCGGTGGGAAAGAAGTGCAGTGCAAGCAGGGGCGAAAGAAGAAATGTTGCAGGCTGGGGAAGCGTGTGAGTTTCGGATGCCTCTTCATTATCCCAGGTATTCCAAGGCGGAATACGAGTCAATGGCGGAGTGGGAGCTCGACATTCTGCTCCGTCAGTATGGTCTGGATGTCAGAGGTGATGTGGAGTACAAGCGAGAGTTTGCAGTTGGTGCCTTTCTCTGGCCTGATCAGTGCATATGA